A stretch of the Lolium perenne isolate Kyuss_39 chromosome 3, Kyuss_2.0, whole genome shotgun sequence genome encodes the following:
- the LOC127345907 gene encoding uncharacterized protein isoform X2, which translates to MAGGGGSPAREGVGGRAEWLRIYDRMVAILRKNHRHVEALLADRARLEALVKVQHEFWVARDGLLRARLSETRRAEACVRKGHEARLELLLGDKERAVRRYQIYAKHQDDDLEDFKTCAVALAEENTKLKLKLEEAENSGELSEKTTEHEHSVRNWRSEIREFKKAYKNLSSEKDKEVSALLAEKDFVWNQYKTMEKDYDSLLKKKKIEAAQATEAAQMLQRKVEELQVAAQKKDDDISRLQAEANGANKMILLLENKLQKLHSLHSQEDDETPKVKGGHLQASQKRKQDISGTRRKSRSEVVSLRGKSKNNPQRQMVEDQPETSQKRQCASSLSNGVGLRRCSSRMHLKPASSPAPQQVLFHSSFKVPKLKTPAPPPPL; encoded by the exons atggccggcggcggcggctcgccgGCGCGGGAGGGCGTAGGCGGCCGGGCGGAGTGGCTGCGAATCTACGACCGGATGGTGGCCATCCTCCGCAAGAACCACCGGCACGTGGAGGCGCTGCTCGCCGACCGCGCGCGCCTGGAGGCGCTCGTCAAGGTCCAGCACGAGTTCTGGGTCGCCCGCGACGGCCTCCTCCGGGCCCGCCTCAGCGAG ACGCGGAGGGCGGAGGCGTGCGTGCGGAAGGGCCACGAGGCCAGGCTGGAGCTGCTCCTCGGGGACAAGGAGCGGGCCGTCCGGCGCTACCAGATCTACGCCA AACATCAAGATGACGACCTGGAAGATTTCAAGACTTGTGCAGTAGCTTTGGCTGAAGAAAACACTAAACTGAAG TTGAAACTGGAGGAAGCTGAAAATTCTGGCGAGCTTAGCGAGAAAACTACGGAACATGAGCACAGTGTAAGAAATTGGAGATCTGAGATTAGGGAGTTCAAGAAAGCCTATAAGAACCTGAGCTCAGAGAAGGATAAGGAAGTTTCTGCATTACTCGCAGAAAAGGATTTTGTGTGGAACCAGTACAAGACAATGGAAAAAGACTACGATTCGCTCCTTAAGAAGAAGAAAATAGAGGCAGCACAGGCTACTGAAGCAGCACAAATGCTGCAGCGGAAGGTGGAGGAGCTGCAAGTGGCGGCCCAAAAGAAGGATGATGACATTAGCAGATTACAAGCAGAGGCTAATGGTGCCAACAAGATGATACTACTTCTTGAGAATAAGCTACAAAAACTGCACTCCCTGCATAGTCAGGAAGACGACGAAACCCCAAAAGTCAAGGGTGGGCACCTGCAGGCTAGTCAAAAGCGAAAGCAGGATATCAGTGGGACACGTAGAAAATCTAGGTCTGAAGTTGTGTCTCTACGTGGGAAATCCAAAAATAATCCTCAGAGGCAAATGGTAGAAGATCAACCTGAGACCAGTCAGAAGCGTCAGTGTGCCTCTTCCTTATCAAAT GGTGTGGGTCTTCGACGTTGCTCCTCGAGGATGCACCTGAAACCTGCGTCGTCACCTGCACCTCAGCAGGTACTCTTCCACTCCAGTTTCAAG GTTCCAAAGCTGAAGACCCCAGCTCCTCCCCCGCCCCTGTAG
- the LOC127345907 gene encoding uncharacterized protein isoform X1 has protein sequence MAGGGGSPAREGVGGRAEWLRIYDRMVAILRKNHRHVEALLADRARLEALVKVQHEFWVARDGLLRARLSETRRAEACVRKGHEARLELLLGDKERAVRRYQIYAKHQDDDLEDFKTCAVALAEENTKLKLKLEEAENSGELSEKTTEHEHSVRNWRSEIREFKKAYKNLSSEKDKEVSALLAEKDFVWNQYKTMEKDYDSLLKKKKIEAAQATEAAQMLQRKVEELQVAAQKKDDDISRLQAEANGANKMILLLENKLQKLHSLHSQEDDETPKVKGGHLQASQKRKQDISGTRRKSRSEVVSLRGKSKNNPQRQMVEDQPETSQKRQCASSLSNGVGLRRCSSRMHLKPASSPAPQQVLFHSSFKVPKLKTPAPVSRFQS, from the exons atggccggcggcggcggctcgccgGCGCGGGAGGGCGTAGGCGGCCGGGCGGAGTGGCTGCGAATCTACGACCGGATGGTGGCCATCCTCCGCAAGAACCACCGGCACGTGGAGGCGCTGCTCGCCGACCGCGCGCGCCTGGAGGCGCTCGTCAAGGTCCAGCACGAGTTCTGGGTCGCCCGCGACGGCCTCCTCCGGGCCCGCCTCAGCGAG ACGCGGAGGGCGGAGGCGTGCGTGCGGAAGGGCCACGAGGCCAGGCTGGAGCTGCTCCTCGGGGACAAGGAGCGGGCCGTCCGGCGCTACCAGATCTACGCCA AACATCAAGATGACGACCTGGAAGATTTCAAGACTTGTGCAGTAGCTTTGGCTGAAGAAAACACTAAACTGAAG TTGAAACTGGAGGAAGCTGAAAATTCTGGCGAGCTTAGCGAGAAAACTACGGAACATGAGCACAGTGTAAGAAATTGGAGATCTGAGATTAGGGAGTTCAAGAAAGCCTATAAGAACCTGAGCTCAGAGAAGGATAAGGAAGTTTCTGCATTACTCGCAGAAAAGGATTTTGTGTGGAACCAGTACAAGACAATGGAAAAAGACTACGATTCGCTCCTTAAGAAGAAGAAAATAGAGGCAGCACAGGCTACTGAAGCAGCACAAATGCTGCAGCGGAAGGTGGAGGAGCTGCAAGTGGCGGCCCAAAAGAAGGATGATGACATTAGCAGATTACAAGCAGAGGCTAATGGTGCCAACAAGATGATACTACTTCTTGAGAATAAGCTACAAAAACTGCACTCCCTGCATAGTCAGGAAGACGACGAAACCCCAAAAGTCAAGGGTGGGCACCTGCAGGCTAGTCAAAAGCGAAAGCAGGATATCAGTGGGACACGTAGAAAATCTAGGTCTGAAGTTGTGTCTCTACGTGGGAAATCCAAAAATAATCCTCAGAGGCAAATGGTAGAAGATCAACCTGAGACCAGTCAGAAGCGTCAGTGTGCCTCTTCCTTATCAAAT GGTGTGGGTCTTCGACGTTGCTCCTCGAGGATGCACCTGAAACCTGCGTCGTCACCTGCACCTCAGCAGGTACTCTTCCACTCCAGTTTCAAGGTTCCAAAGCTGAAGACCCCAGCTCCAGTTTCAAG GTTCCAAAGCTGA